One stretch of Cedecea neteri DNA includes these proteins:
- a CDS encoding hydrolase, with amino-acid sequence MTELNASRTALVVIDLQDGILPFAGGPHGANDVVARAARLAEKFRANGSPVVMVRVGWSADYAEALKQPVDAAPPGHALPENWWNYPTALGKQDSDIEVTKRQWGAFYGTDLELQLRRRGIDTIVLCGISTNIGVESTARNAWEMGFSLVLAEDACSASSAEQHNHSLKFIFPRIARVRSTDEIIASL; translated from the coding sequence ATGACAGAACTCAACGCATCTCGTACTGCCCTGGTGGTGATTGACCTGCAGGACGGCATTCTGCCGTTTGCCGGCGGTCCGCACGGCGCCAATGACGTCGTGGCACGCGCAGCACGCCTGGCGGAGAAATTCCGGGCCAACGGTTCACCGGTAGTGATGGTGCGAGTAGGCTGGTCAGCCGACTACGCCGAAGCCCTGAAACAGCCGGTTGATGCGGCACCTCCGGGCCATGCCCTGCCAGAAAACTGGTGGAACTACCCTACAGCGCTGGGTAAACAGGACAGCGACATCGAAGTCACTAAACGCCAGTGGGGCGCGTTTTACGGCACCGATCTGGAGTTACAGCTGCGCCGTCGCGGCATCGACACCATTGTCCTGTGCGGTATTTCAACCAACATTGGCGTCGAATCTACCGCACGCAACGCCTGGGAAATGGGCTTCTCACTGGTTCTGGCGGAGGACGCCTGCAGCGCGTCCTCCGCCGAGCAGCATAACCATAGCCTGAAGTTTATCTTCCCGCGCATCGCCCGCGTCCGCAGCACCGATGAGATAATCGCCTCGCTATGA
- a CDS encoding DUF72 domain-containing protein: MIYLGLPQWQHPKWNRLGITSLEDYARHFNCVEGNTTLYALPKAETVQRWREMTGDSFRFCFKFPATISHNAALRNCGDLTAEFFDRMSPLAGRIGQYWLQLPAAFGPGDLPALWHFLDSLPTGFTYGVEVRHPAFFNKGADEQALNRGLHERQVNRAILDSRPIHSAVPHNEAVREAQRKKPKVPVHAIVTASNPLVRFIGSDNMAQNAALFDVWLKKLPEWATKTTPYLFLHTPDIAQAPELVHTLWPALQQAFPELGPAPAIPQQATLF, from the coding sequence ATGATTTACCTAGGCCTTCCACAATGGCAGCACCCCAAATGGAACCGGCTCGGCATCACTTCGCTTGAAGATTACGCCCGCCATTTTAACTGTGTGGAAGGCAATACCACGCTGTACGCGCTGCCAAAAGCAGAAACCGTACAGCGCTGGCGGGAGATGACAGGCGACAGTTTTCGCTTCTGTTTTAAATTTCCCGCCACCATTTCCCATAACGCTGCCCTGCGAAACTGCGGCGATCTTACCGCCGAGTTTTTTGACCGCATGTCGCCGCTGGCTGGCCGCATCGGGCAATACTGGCTTCAGCTACCGGCAGCGTTTGGGCCAGGCGACCTTCCCGCTTTGTGGCATTTTCTGGACTCTTTACCCACCGGGTTTACCTATGGCGTTGAAGTGCGCCATCCGGCCTTTTTCAACAAAGGGGCAGATGAGCAGGCGCTGAATCGCGGGCTGCACGAACGTCAGGTAAACCGCGCTATTCTTGATAGCCGCCCTATTCATAGCGCCGTGCCGCATAACGAAGCGGTGCGGGAGGCCCAGCGTAAAAAGCCTAAAGTCCCGGTGCATGCCATCGTGACCGCTTCAAACCCGCTGGTGCGCTTTATCGGCAGCGATAACATGGCGCAAAACGCCGCGCTGTTCGACGTCTGGTTAAAAAAACTGCCTGAATGGGCAACGAAAACCACGCCCTATCTGTTTCTTCATACGCCGGACATTGCCCAGGCGCCAGAGCTGGTCCATACGCTATGGCCCGCGCTGCAGCAGGCATTCCCTGAATTAGGCCCCGCGCCAGCAATCCCTCAGCAGGCCACACTTTTCTGA
- the flhA gene encoding flagellar biosynthesis protein FlhA, producing MANLAAMLRLPGNMKSGQWQILAGPVLILLILSMMVLPLPPFVLDLLFTFNIALSIMVLLVAMFTQRTLDFAAFPTILLFTTLLRLALNVASTRIILLEGHTGAAAAGKVVEAFGHFLVGGNFAIGIVVFIILVIINFMVITKGAGRIAEVGARFVLDGMPGKQMAIDADLNAGIIGEEEAKKRRSEVTQEADFYGSMDGASKFVRGDAVAGLIIMVINVVGGLMVGVIQHDMAMGAAAQSYTLLTIGDGLVAQIPALVISTAAGVIVTRVATDQDVGEQMVTQLFNNPRVMLLAAGVLGLLGMVPGMPNFVFLLFTAALLGLAWWMRGRQMAAPEAPQPVKMPENTQAVEATWNDVQLEDPLGMEVGYRLIPMVDFQQDGELLGRIRSIRKKFAQEMGFLPPVVHIRDNMDLPPARYRILMKGVEIGSGDAYPGRWLAINPGTAAGTLPGEATIDPAFGLAAIWIESALKEQAQIQGFTVVEASTVVATHLNHLIGQFAPELFGRQEAQQLLDRVTQEMPKLTEDLIPAVVTLTTLHKVLQNLLEEKVPIRDMRTILETLAEHAPIQSDPHELTAVVRVALGRAITQQWFPGTGEVQVIGLDAALERLLLQALQGGGGLEPGLADRLLEQTQDALQRQEMLGAPPVLLVNHALRPLLARFLRRTLPQLVVLSSLELSDNRNIRMTATIGAK from the coding sequence ATGGCTAATCTGGCTGCGATGTTGCGCCTGCCGGGCAACATGAAATCCGGGCAATGGCAAATTCTTGCCGGCCCGGTACTGATCCTGCTGATTCTGTCGATGATGGTGCTGCCGCTGCCGCCGTTTGTCCTCGATCTGCTGTTTACCTTTAACATCGCGCTGTCGATCATGGTGCTGCTGGTGGCGATGTTCACCCAGCGCACGCTGGACTTCGCGGCGTTCCCGACCATTCTGCTGTTTACCACGTTGCTGCGCCTGGCGCTGAACGTGGCTTCTACCCGTATCATCCTGCTTGAAGGGCATACCGGTGCCGCGGCGGCGGGTAAAGTGGTTGAGGCCTTTGGCCACTTCCTGGTCGGCGGTAACTTCGCCATCGGTATCGTGGTGTTTATCATCCTCGTTATCATCAACTTTATGGTTATCACCAAGGGTGCGGGACGTATCGCTGAAGTCGGGGCGCGTTTTGTGCTGGACGGGATGCCGGGTAAACAGATGGCCATCGATGCCGACCTGAACGCCGGGATCATTGGCGAAGAGGAGGCGAAAAAGCGCCGTTCGGAAGTGACCCAGGAAGCGGACTTCTACGGCTCTATGGACGGGGCAAGTAAGTTCGTGCGCGGCGACGCCGTGGCCGGGCTTATCATCATGGTGATTAACGTGGTCGGCGGGCTGATGGTCGGCGTTATCCAGCACGATATGGCGATGGGCGCAGCGGCACAAAGCTATACGCTGCTGACCATCGGTGACGGGCTGGTCGCTCAGATCCCTGCCCTGGTTATCTCCACCGCTGCGGGCGTAATTGTTACTCGCGTGGCGACCGATCAGGACGTTGGCGAACAGATGGTCACCCAACTGTTCAATAACCCACGCGTGATGCTGTTAGCCGCGGGCGTTCTGGGGCTGCTCGGCATGGTGCCGGGGATGCCTAACTTCGTCTTCCTGCTGTTTACCGCCGCGCTGCTGGGCTTAGCCTGGTGGATGCGTGGCCGCCAGATGGCCGCGCCGGAAGCGCCGCAGCCGGTTAAAATGCCGGAAAATACTCAGGCGGTGGAAGCGACCTGGAATGACGTTCAGCTGGAAGATCCGCTGGGGATGGAAGTGGGCTACCGCCTGATCCCGATGGTTGATTTCCAGCAGGACGGCGAGCTGCTCGGGCGTATCCGAAGTATCCGTAAAAAATTCGCTCAGGAGATGGGGTTCCTGCCGCCGGTGGTGCATATTCGCGACAATATGGACCTGCCGCCCGCGCGCTATCGTATTCTGATGAAGGGCGTTGAAATCGGCAGCGGGGATGCCTATCCGGGCCGCTGGCTGGCGATTAACCCCGGCACCGCCGCGGGGACGTTGCCGGGCGAGGCGACTATCGATCCGGCCTTTGGCCTGGCCGCTATCTGGATTGAAAGTGCGCTGAAAGAGCAGGCGCAGATTCAGGGCTTCACCGTGGTTGAAGCGAGTACCGTGGTGGCAACGCACCTGAACCATCTTATCGGGCAGTTTGCGCCGGAGCTGTTTGGCCGTCAGGAAGCGCAGCAGTTGCTTGACCGCGTGACCCAGGAAATGCCTAAGCTGACCGAAGATCTTATCCCGGCAGTGGTGACGCTCACCACGCTGCACAAGGTGCTGCAAAACCTGCTGGAAGAGAAAGTGCCGATTCGTGATATGCGCACGATTCTGGAAACGCTGGCCGAGCATGCGCCTATTCAGAGCGATCCGCATGAATTGACCGCCGTGGTTCGCGTGGCGCTGGGCAGGGCTATCACTCAGCAATGGTTCCCCGGCACTGGCGAAGTGCAGGTTATCGGTCTGGATGCGGCGCTTGAGCGTCTGCTGCTACAGGCGTTGCAGGGCGGTGGCGGCCTTGAGCCGGGGCTGGCCGATCGCCTGCTGGAGCAGACTCAGGATGCCCTGCAGCGCCAGGAGATGCTGGGTGCGCCGCCGGTTCTGTTGGTGAACCACGCGCTGCGTCCGCTGCTGGCGCGTTTCTTACGCAGAACGCTGCCTCAGCTGGTGGTCTTGTCGAGCCTCGAGCTGTCTGACAACCGTAACATCCGTATGACGGCCACAATCGGAGCGAAATAA
- a CDS encoding VOC family protein has translation MANWQAVDELHDISADLPRFTKALTELATRLGLDIVPLDADHISLRCHQNATADRWRAGLEKCGTLLSENVINGRPICLFKLDEPVCVEHWRFTVVELPWPGEKRYPHEGWEHIEIVLPGEPETLNARALDLLSDAGLRETGISVKTSSPKGERERLPNPTLAVTDGKVTIKFHPWSIEQIVASERAD, from the coding sequence ATGGCAAACTGGCAGGCGGTAGATGAACTGCATGATATTTCGGCAGATCTGCCGAGATTTACGAAAGCGTTAACAGAACTTGCCACCCGGCTCGGGCTGGATATTGTGCCGCTTGATGCCGATCACATTTCTTTGCGCTGCCATCAGAACGCGACCGCCGACCGCTGGCGTGCGGGGCTGGAAAAATGCGGCACCTTACTGAGTGAAAATGTGATTAACGGTCGCCCGATTTGCTTATTCAAGCTGGATGAGCCGGTGTGCGTAGAACACTGGCGGTTTACGGTGGTGGAGCTGCCCTGGCCGGGCGAGAAGCGTTACCCGCACGAAGGCTGGGAGCATATTGAAATTGTGCTGCCGGGCGAGCCGGAAACGCTCAACGCACGGGCGCTGGATTTGTTGTCCGACGCCGGGCTGCGTGAAACGGGGATTTCGGTGAAAACCAGCTCGCCCAAAGGTGAACGCGAAAGGTTGCCTAACCCAACGCTTGCGGTCACCGACGGTAAAGTCACTATTAAATTCCACCCCTGGAGCATCGAGCAGATCGTCGCCAGCGAACGGGCCGACTGA
- the cmoB gene encoding tRNA 5-methoxyuridine(34)/uridine 5-oxyacetic acid(34) synthase CmoB, with amino-acid sequence MIDFGNFYQLIAKNHLAPWLETLPAQIASWQRESLHGQFKHWYNTVNYLPEMTPHRLDLLHSVTAESAAPLSEGQQLGIEKLLRNLMPWRKGPYSLYGVDIDTEWRSDLKWDRVLPHISPLAGRTILDVGCGSGYHLWRMIGAGAQLAVGIDPMQLFICQFEAVRKLLGNDQRAHVLPLGIEQLPDLNAFDTVFSMGVLYHRRSPLDHLWQLKNQLVKEGELVLETLVVEGDENTVLVPGERYAQMRNVYYIPSALALKNWLEKCGFVDVKIVDHCLTTQEEQRRTSWMTTESLGDFLDPNDSSKTIEGYPAPLRAVLVARKP; translated from the coding sequence ATGATTGATTTCGGTAATTTTTATCAGTTGATCGCCAAAAACCACCTGGCCCCATGGCTGGAAACGCTGCCTGCGCAGATTGCCAGCTGGCAGCGCGAATCCCTGCACGGCCAGTTTAAGCACTGGTACAACACGGTGAATTACCTGCCGGAAATGACCCCGCACCGCCTCGACCTGCTGCACAGCGTGACGGCCGAGTCGGCTGCGCCGCTGAGTGAAGGCCAGCAGCTGGGCATTGAAAAGCTGCTGCGTAACCTGATGCCGTGGCGTAAAGGGCCATATTCGCTCTATGGCGTAGATATCGATACCGAATGGCGCTCGGATCTTAAGTGGGATCGCGTGCTGCCGCACATCTCTCCACTCGCCGGACGCACCATTCTGGACGTCGGCTGCGGCAGCGGCTATCACCTGTGGCGGATGATTGGCGCTGGCGCACAGCTTGCGGTTGGCATCGATCCGATGCAGCTGTTTATTTGCCAGTTCGAAGCCGTACGCAAGCTGTTGGGTAACGATCAGCGCGCCCACGTTCTGCCGCTGGGTATTGAGCAGCTTCCGGATCTGAACGCCTTCGATACCGTATTCTCGATGGGCGTGCTTTATCACCGTCGTTCGCCGCTGGACCATCTCTGGCAGTTGAAGAATCAGCTGGTCAAGGAAGGTGAGCTGGTGCTGGAAACGCTGGTTGTGGAAGGGGATGAAAATACCGTGCTGGTGCCCGGTGAGCGCTATGCGCAGATGCGTAACGTGTACTACATTCCGTCCGCACTGGCGCTGAAAAACTGGCTGGAAAAATGCGGTTTTGTCGACGTTAAGATTGTCGATCACTGCCTCACCACCCAGGAAGAGCAGCGCCGGACGTCGTGGATGACCACCGAATCACTGGGCGATTTCCTTGATCCTAACGACAGCAGCAAAACCATAGAAGGCTACCCTGCCCCGCTGCGTGCCGTTTTGGTGGCTCGTAAGCCATAA
- the argS gene encoding arginine--tRNA ligase: protein MNIQSLLSEKVSQALIAAGAPADCEPQVRQSAKVQFGDYQANGVMSVAKTLGMPPRQVAEKVIANLDLTGIASKVEIAGPGFINIFLDPAFLAKNVDEAVASDRVGVSVSKPQTIVVDYSAPNVAKEMHVGHIRSTIIGDAAVRTLEFLGHKVIRANHVGDWGTQFGMLIAFLEKQQQENAGEMALADLEEFYRAAKKHYDEDEAFAERARGYVVKLQGGDEYCREMWRKLVDITMTQNQKTYQRLNVTLTRDDVMGESLYNPMLPGIVADLKEKGLAVESEGATVVFLDEYKNKDGDPMGVIIQKKDGGYLYTTTDIACAKYRYETLHADRVLYFIDSRQHQHLMQAWTIVRKAGYVPESVTLEHQMFGMMLGKDGKPFKTRSGGTVKLTDLLDEAMERARGLVAAKNPDMPADELEKLANAVGIGAVKYADLSKSRTTDYIFDWDNMLAFEGNTAPYMQYAYTRVLSVFRKADLDEAELLKANVVIAEDREAQLAARLLQFEETLNVVARDGTPHVMCAYLYDVAGLFSGFYEHCPILSAADEATRNSRLKLALLTAKTLKLGLDTLGIETVERM from the coding sequence GTGAATATTCAGTCTCTTCTCTCAGAAAAAGTCAGCCAGGCGCTGATTGCTGCAGGCGCACCAGCGGACTGCGAGCCGCAGGTTCGTCAGTCGGCAAAAGTCCAGTTCGGCGACTATCAGGCCAATGGCGTGATGTCCGTTGCTAAAACGCTGGGCATGCCGCCACGACAGGTCGCAGAGAAGGTCATCGCCAACCTCGATCTGACCGGGATCGCCAGCAAAGTTGAAATTGCAGGCCCAGGCTTTATCAATATTTTCCTCGACCCGGCATTTCTGGCTAAAAACGTCGATGAGGCTGTGGCGTCTGACCGCGTGGGCGTTAGCGTGTCTAAACCGCAAACTATCGTGGTGGACTATTCCGCGCCGAACGTTGCCAAAGAGATGCACGTGGGCCATATCCGCTCCACCATCATCGGCGATGCCGCCGTGCGTACTCTCGAATTCCTGGGCCACAAGGTGATCCGCGCGAACCACGTCGGTGACTGGGGTACTCAGTTCGGCATGCTCATCGCGTTCCTGGAAAAACAGCAGCAGGAAAACGCGGGCGAAATGGCGCTGGCCGACCTCGAAGAGTTTTATCGCGCCGCCAAAAAGCACTACGACGAAGACGAAGCCTTTGCCGAGCGTGCACGCGGCTATGTGGTTAAGCTGCAGGGCGGCGATGAATACTGTCGTGAGATGTGGCGCAAGCTGGTCGACATCACCATGACGCAGAACCAGAAAACCTACCAGCGCCTCAACGTGACGCTGACCCGCGATGACGTCATGGGCGAAAGCCTCTACAACCCAATGCTGCCCGGCATCGTTGCTGACCTGAAAGAGAAAGGTCTGGCGGTAGAAAGCGAAGGCGCGACCGTGGTGTTCCTTGACGAGTACAAGAACAAAGACGGCGATCCGATGGGCGTTATCATCCAGAAGAAAGACGGCGGTTATCTCTACACCACCACCGATATCGCCTGTGCGAAATATCGCTACGAAACCCTGCATGCCGACCGCGTGCTGTACTTCATCGACTCCCGCCAGCACCAGCACCTGATGCAGGCGTGGACCATCGTGCGTAAAGCGGGCTACGTGCCTGAGTCCGTCACGCTGGAGCACCAGATGTTCGGCATGATGTTGGGCAAAGACGGCAAGCCGTTCAAAACCCGCTCCGGCGGCACCGTTAAGCTGACCGACCTGCTGGATGAAGCCATGGAACGCGCCCGCGGCCTGGTAGCGGCGAAAAACCCGGACATGCCTGCGGACGAGCTGGAAAAACTGGCGAATGCGGTAGGTATTGGCGCGGTGAAATACGCCGACCTTTCCAAGAGCCGTACCACGGACTACATCTTCGACTGGGACAACATGCTGGCCTTCGAAGGCAACACCGCGCCGTATATGCAATACGCCTATACCCGCGTGCTGTCCGTGTTCCGTAAGGCAGATCTCGACGAAGCCGAACTGCTGAAAGCCAACGTTGTGATTGCCGAAGATCGTGAGGCCCAGCTGGCCGCTCGCCTGCTGCAGTTTGAAGAGACGCTAAACGTGGTTGCTCGCGACGGTACGCCGCACGTAATGTGTGCCTACCTCTACGATGTAGCAGGCCTGTTCTCCGGCTTCTATGAGCACTGCCCAATCCTGAGCGCCGCCGACGAAGCCACCCGCAACAGCCGCCTGAAGCTGGCGCTGCTGACCGCGAAGACCCTGAAGCTGGGTCTGGATACCCTGGGGATCGAAACCGTAGAACGCATGTAA
- a CDS encoding MAPEG family protein, protein MVSALYAVLAALLLIKFSFDVVRLRMQYRVSYGDGGFSELQSAIRIHGNAVEYIPIALLLLLLMEMDGAETWMVHICGLMLLAGRLLHYYGYHHRLIRWRRSGMGATWCTLLLMVLANLWYMPWELVFSLH, encoded by the coding sequence ATGGTAAGCGCGCTTTATGCGGTGCTGGCTGCTCTGCTGTTAATTAAGTTTTCATTCGACGTCGTTCGCCTGCGTATGCAGTACCGCGTTTCCTACGGCGACGGCGGCTTTAGCGAACTCCAAAGTGCGATACGTATTCACGGCAATGCCGTCGAATATATTCCTATCGCCCTCCTGCTTTTATTACTGATGGAGATGGACGGCGCCGAAACCTGGATGGTGCATATTTGCGGTCTTATGCTGCTGGCCGGACGCCTGCTGCACTACTACGGATACCATCACCGACTGATCCGCTGGCGTCGTTCCGGCATGGGCGCTACCTGGTGTACGCTGCTGCTGATGGTGCTGGCTAACTTATGGTATATGCCGTGGGAGTTGGTTTTCTCGCTCCATTAA
- the cutC gene encoding copper homeostasis protein CutC encodes MALLEICCYGIDCAVTAEQAGADRIELCSAPKEGGLTPSAGVLRQVRQKVSIPVHPIIRPRGGDFCYTDGEFATMLEDIAFVRELGFPGLVIGMLDEDGNIDLPRMEQVMQAAEGMAVTFHRAFDMCHHPLQAFEQLAALGVARILTSGQQQTAETGISLLRELKQHSRAPIIMAGAGVRLSNVSKFVANGIEELHSSAGRSVPSPMRYRKAGVSMSADAEADEFNRYCVDADVVAAMKNALSVTSPSR; translated from the coding sequence ATGGCTTTGCTTGAAATATGCTGTTATGGAATAGATTGTGCTGTCACTGCAGAACAAGCCGGCGCGGACAGAATTGAACTCTGCTCTGCGCCTAAAGAAGGAGGGCTGACGCCTTCCGCCGGCGTGCTTCGGCAGGTCAGACAAAAGGTGTCGATTCCCGTGCACCCGATTATTCGTCCGCGCGGCGGTGATTTTTGCTACACCGACGGTGAATTTGCCACCATGCTGGAAGATATCGCCTTCGTGCGCGAACTAGGCTTTCCGGGGCTGGTGATCGGGATGCTTGATGAGGACGGCAATATCGATCTGCCGCGAATGGAGCAGGTGATGCAGGCCGCCGAAGGGATGGCCGTGACGTTCCACCGCGCTTTTGATATGTGTCATCATCCGCTGCAGGCGTTCGAACAGCTGGCGGCGCTGGGCGTGGCGAGAATACTGACTTCCGGGCAGCAGCAAACGGCTGAAACGGGAATCTCACTTCTTCGGGAACTAAAACAGCATTCCCGTGCTCCAATCATTATGGCTGGCGCAGGCGTGCGTCTGAGCAACGTAAGCAAGTTTGTTGCAAACGGCATTGAAGAGCTTCACAGCTCCGCCGGGCGCTCGGTTCCTTCGCCGATGCGCTATCGCAAAGCAGGCGTGTCCATGAGCGCCGATGCCGAAGCCGATGAGTTTAATCGCTACTGCGTGGATGCAGACGTAGTGGCGGCAATGAAAAACGCGCTGTCGGTGACGAGCCCGTCGCGCTGA
- a CDS encoding DUF1471 domain-containing protein, which produces MKKITATVILALSSVFASAAFAAPLPQVLNGSAVGEEQIGVVSIRGVSGSTDDAINQLQVKAEKIGGSKINITGLGTPGDSSLWSGTAQVYR; this is translated from the coding sequence ATGAAAAAAATAACTGCAACTGTAATCCTGGCTCTGTCATCCGTCTTTGCTTCTGCCGCTTTTGCTGCACCACTGCCTCAGGTGCTTAACGGCAGCGCGGTGGGTGAGGAGCAAATTGGCGTAGTGTCCATTCGCGGCGTGTCAGGCAGCACCGATGACGCCATCAACCAGCTTCAGGTAAAAGCCGAGAAAATTGGCGGCAGCAAAATTAACATTACCGGCCTTGGCACACCGGGTGACTCCAGCCTGTGGAGCGGTACCGCGCAGGTTTATCGCTAA
- the flhE gene encoding flagellar protein FlhE translates to MKALLLMLLVPFGALALGEGSWQDSGIGVTLSNRGVTASSRPLKPMQPVTGKMTLIAWTYVLDGPTPAGLAVKLCSPTNCTPLEGDNGTTRGLTNTDANQPLRFVWEVPGGGSMYPPLRVRSNQVIVNYIQ, encoded by the coding sequence ATGAAAGCGTTGCTTTTGATGCTGCTGGTGCCGTTTGGTGCGCTGGCGTTAGGCGAAGGTTCCTGGCAGGACAGCGGTATCGGCGTGACGCTGAGCAACCGTGGCGTGACGGCATCGTCCCGCCCGCTGAAGCCGATGCAGCCCGTTACCGGCAAAATGACGCTGATTGCCTGGACCTATGTGCTGGATGGCCCGACGCCTGCCGGACTGGCGGTCAAACTTTGTTCGCCAACCAACTGCACGCCGCTTGAGGGTGATAACGGCACCACGCGCGGCCTGACCAATACCGACGCCAACCAGCCTTTGCGTTTTGTCTGGGAAGTGCCGGGCGGCGGCTCAATGTACCCACCGCTGCGGGTTCGCAGTAATCAGGTTATCGTTAACTACATCCAGTAA
- the cmoA gene encoding carboxy-S-adenosyl-L-methionine synthase CmoA, with amino-acid sequence MSDRDTLFSAPIAKLGDWTFDERVAEVFPDMIQRSVPGYSNIISMIGMLAERFVQPHSQVYDLGCSLGAATLSVRRNIRHDSCKIIAVDNSPAMVERCRRHLDAFKAQTPVEVIEGDIRHISIENASMVVLNFTLQFLEPDDRQLLLNKIWQGLKPGGALVLSEKFSFEDAEVGELLFNMHHDFKRANGYSELEISQKRSMLENVMLTDSVETHKKRLKQAGFAHAELWFQCFNFGSLVAVKSGETA; translated from the coding sequence ATGTCTGACCGCGATACGCTGTTTTCCGCCCCAATAGCCAAACTGGGCGACTGGACCTTTGATGAACGGGTGGCCGAAGTGTTCCCCGATATGATCCAGCGCTCGGTGCCCGGTTACTCCAATATCATCTCCATGATTGGCATGCTGGCGGAGCGCTTCGTTCAGCCCCACAGCCAGGTTTACGATCTTGGCTGTTCTTTGGGTGCGGCAACGTTATCGGTGCGTCGTAACATCCGTCACGATAGCTGCAAAATCATTGCCGTTGATAACTCTCCGGCCATGGTCGAGCGCTGCCGCCGCCATCTGGATGCGTTTAAGGCGCAGACCCCGGTTGAGGTCATCGAAGGCGATATTCGCCATATCAGCATTGAAAATGCCTCAATGGTGGTGCTGAACTTCACCCTGCAATTCCTAGAGCCCGACGATCGTCAACTGCTGCTGAATAAAATCTGGCAGGGCCTGAAGCCGGGCGGCGCGCTGGTGCTTTCGGAAAAATTCAGCTTTGAAGATGCCGAAGTCGGCGAGCTGCTGTTTAACATGCACCACGACTTCAAGCGTGCAAACGGTTACAGCGAACTTGAAATCAGCCAGAAGCGCAGCATGCTGGAAAACGTGATGCTGACCGACTCGGTTGAAACCCATAAAAAACGCCTTAAACAGGCGGGCTTTGCGCACGCCGAGCTGTGGTTCCAGTGCTTTAACTTTGGCTCTCTGGTGGCCGTCAAATCCGGAGAAACCGCATGA